The following coding sequences lie in one Apium graveolens cultivar Ventura chromosome 1, ASM990537v1, whole genome shotgun sequence genomic window:
- the LOC141672929 gene encoding uncharacterized protein LOC141672929 produces MSVRIMKKVAESFSASKKFAESVSASKKSAEPSKKLVESVSASKKFEESVLAAKKFKESVRAFASKENISEYLKLKRFEISESLKLKKYDIRNTVRREMADMKELFEKDDVFYAFANSAFAVVRGII; encoded by the exons ATGTCGGTTAGGATAATGAAGAAAGTTGCCGAATCTTTCAGTGCTTCGAAGAAATTTGCTGAATCTGTCAGTGCTTCGAAAAAGTCGGCTGAACCTTCGAAGAAATTGGTTGAATCTGTTAGTGCTTCGAAGAAATTCGAGGAATCTGTTCTTGCTGCGAAGAAATTTAAGGAATCTGTTCGTGCTTTTGCTTCGAAGGAAAACATCAGCGAGTATCTGAAACTTAAGAGATTTGAAATCAGCGAGTCTCTGAAACTTAAGAAGTATGATATCCGCAATACAGTTCGTCGTGAAATGGCTGATATGAAGGAG TTATTTGAAAAGGACGATGTCTTTTATGCTTTTGCCAACTCTGCGTTTGCTGTGGTACGAGGTATCATCTAA